In Romboutsia lituseburensis, a genomic segment contains:
- a CDS encoding NADH-quinone oxidoreductase subunit NuoF, whose amino-acid sequence MSKIKSFDELKNLVSELKPALDMRENHTKENLTKREILVCGGTGCTSADSIKIIENLRSEIKNVGLENSAEVHLTGCFGFCAKGPIVKVFPDNVFYVQVTPNDAKEIVNEHLVNHKVVERLLFEEPSLDHKKVEKHDDMSFYKKQSRVALRNCGHINPENVNEYIGCDGYIALGKCINELTPDEVIAEVKASGLRGRGGAGFPTGIKWESTAQTSPGKKYVVCNADEGDPGAFMDRSILEGDPHSVLEAMAICGYSIGADTGYIYIRAEYPLAIERLKTAIAQAEEAGVLGENILGSNFNFNIELKYGAGAFVCGEGTALINSIEGKRGEPRMKTYSSSKRGLWDKPTCLNNVETFANIPAIINKGASWFTEYGTQDSSGTKVFALGGKINNVGLVEVPMGTTLREIVYEIGGGIPDGRSFKAVQTGGPSGGCIASNNLDTPIDFKSLSSIGSMMGSGGMLVLDDSDCMVDICKFFLEFTVEESCGKCTPCRIGNKRLLEMLEKITEGKGTEQDLVDLKELATTIKNTSLCGLGKCAPNPVLSTLNNFYDEYLAHVVDKKCPAGKCQSLLDYVITDTCKGCTKCTKVCPAGCITGKVKEKHEIDTTKCLKCGACMDSCKFNAIIKQ is encoded by the coding sequence ATGAGTAAGATAAAATCATTTGATGAGTTAAAAAATTTAGTGTCTGAGTTAAAACCTGCTCTTGATATGAGAGAAAATCATACTAAAGAAAATCTTACTAAGAGAGAGATACTTGTTTGTGGAGGTACAGGATGTACTTCTGCAGACAGTATAAAAATAATAGAAAATCTTAGATCTGAAATTAAAAATGTAGGATTAGAAAATAGTGCCGAAGTTCATCTAACTGGTTGCTTTGGTTTCTGTGCTAAAGGTCCAATAGTTAAGGTATTCCCTGATAATGTTTTTTATGTTCAAGTAACGCCTAATGATGCTAAAGAGATTGTTAATGAGCACTTAGTTAATCATAAAGTTGTTGAGAGATTGTTATTTGAAGAACCATCTCTTGATCATAAAAAAGTTGAAAAGCATGATGATATGTCTTTTTATAAAAAACAATCTCGTGTTGCTTTAAGAAATTGCGGACATATAAACCCCGAAAATGTTAATGAATACATAGGATGCGATGGATATATAGCTTTAGGTAAATGTATTAATGAATTAACTCCAGATGAAGTTATAGCTGAGGTTAAAGCTTCAGGGCTTAGAGGTAGAGGTGGAGCTGGTTTCCCTACAGGTATAAAATGGGAGTCTACTGCTCAAACATCTCCTGGTAAAAAATATGTTGTCTGTAATGCTGATGAAGGTGACCCAGGTGCTTTCATGGATAGATCTATACTTGAAGGTGATCCTCATAGTGTATTAGAGGCTATGGCTATATGTGGTTATTCTATAGGAGCTGATACAGGATATATTTATATAAGAGCTGAATATCCCTTAGCTATTGAAAGATTAAAAACTGCTATAGCTCAAGCTGAAGAAGCTGGGGTTTTAGGTGAAAATATATTAGGAAGTAATTTTAATTTTAATATAGAACTAAAATACGGTGCAGGAGCTTTTGTTTGCGGTGAAGGTACTGCTTTAATAAACTCTATTGAAGGTAAACGTGGAGAGCCAAGAATGAAGACTTACAGTTCTTCTAAACGTGGTCTTTGGGATAAACCTACCTGCTTAAATAATGTTGAAACATTCGCTAATATACCTGCGATAATCAATAAAGGAGCTTCTTGGTTTACTGAATATGGCACTCAAGATTCTTCTGGAACTAAAGTATTTGCTCTTGGAGGAAAAATAAACAATGTTGGTCTTGTTGAAGTACCGATGGGTACTACTTTAAGAGAAATAGTTTATGAAATAGGTGGCGGTATACCTGACGGAAGAAGTTTCAAAGCTGTTCAAACTGGAGGTCCCTCTGGTGGATGTATAGCTTCAAACAATCTAGATACTCCTATTGATTTTAAATCTTTAAGTTCTATAGGTTCTATGATGGGTTCTGGAGGTATGCTTGTTCTAGATGATTCTGATTGTATGGTTGATATCTGTAAGTTTTTCTTAGAATTTACGGTTGAAGAATCTTGCGGTAAATGTACACCTTGCCGTATAGGTAATAAAAGGTTACTAGAAATGTTAGAAAAAATAACTGAAGGAAAAGGAACTGAACAAGATTTAGTTGATTTAAAAGAACTAGCAACTACAATAAAAAATACTTCTCTATGCGGACTTGGAAAATGTGCTCCTAACCCTGTTTTAAGTACTTTAAATAATTTCTATGATGAGTATTTAGCTCATGTTGTAGATAAAAAATGTCCTGCTGGTAAATGTCAATCTTTATTAGACTACGTAATAACAGATACCTGTAAGGGATGTACTAAGTGTACTAAAGTTTGTCCTGCTGGTTGCATAACTGGTAAAGTTAAAGAAAAACATGAAATAGATACTACTAAGTGCTTAAAATGTGGTGCTTGTATGGATAGCTGTAAATTCAATGCTATCATCAAACAATAA
- the uvrC gene encoding excinuclease ABC subunit UvrC, producing the protein MFDIQEHLKQLPAQPGVYLMKDKNGQVIYVGKAISLKNRVRQYFQSSKNHSSKVVSMVKHIKSFEYIITDSELEALILECNLIKQYRPKYNVLLRDDKTYPYIKVTINEDFPRVLKVRRVSKDKAKYFGPYTNTSAVNDTLEIIRNTYPIRTCNIDIDRAIKNNMRPCLNMHIKKCVGPCTGNVNKDEYNKMVEEIILFLSGKEEKLIELLKEKMNKCARDFNFEDAAMYRDKIRSLEEMMQKQKIDATTSDLNQDIIAMARAHDEACVQVFFIRNGKIVGREHFILEGVMESSRASILGSFVKQFYMEQEYIPKELIIEDEIEDSFVLEEWLSAKKGQKVTIRVPQKGEKKSLVEMVRKNAIEYLEKFSDLNKRKYEKSIGALDELKEILNLEGAPKRIESFDISNIQGVDSIGSMVVFTDGKKDKKEYRRYKIKTVIGPNDYDSMAEIVERRLKYGNFPDLILLDGGKGQVSAVKKVLQANGVEIPLWGMYKDDKHRTKGLISQEKEIELDKTSNLYRFVASIQGEVHNYAITYHRSLRNKSLTKSVLDDIQGIGEKRKKALLHHFKDIEAIKKATFEELLEVEGMNKASCESVYDFFRKG; encoded by the coding sequence TTGTTTGATATACAAGAACATTTAAAGCAACTGCCAGCTCAGCCTGGAGTTTATTTAATGAAGGATAAAAATGGACAAGTTATATACGTGGGAAAAGCAATATCATTAAAAAATAGAGTAAGACAGTATTTCCAGTCATCTAAAAATCATTCATCTAAAGTTGTTTCTATGGTAAAACATATAAAAAGTTTTGAATATATAATAACAGATTCAGAGCTAGAAGCTTTAATATTAGAGTGTAATTTAATAAAACAATATAGACCTAAATATAATGTTTTATTAAGAGATGATAAAACATATCCTTATATAAAAGTAACAATAAATGAGGACTTTCCACGTGTGTTAAAAGTGAGGAGAGTGTCAAAAGATAAGGCAAAATACTTTGGACCTTATACAAATACATCAGCAGTAAATGATACCCTGGAAATTATAAGAAATACTTATCCTATTAGGACTTGTAATATAGATATAGATAGAGCTATTAAAAACAATATGAGGCCGTGCTTAAATATGCATATAAAAAAATGTGTGGGACCTTGTACTGGAAATGTTAATAAAGATGAATATAATAAAATGGTAGAAGAGATTATATTATTTTTATCGGGCAAAGAGGAGAAGCTCATAGAACTTCTAAAAGAAAAAATGAATAAATGTGCTAGAGACTTTAATTTTGAAGATGCTGCTATGTATAGAGATAAAATTAGAAGCCTAGAAGAAATGATGCAAAAACAAAAGATTGATGCTACTACATCAGATTTAAATCAAGATATTATAGCTATGGCTAGGGCTCATGACGAGGCATGTGTACAAGTTTTCTTTATAAGAAATGGAAAGATAGTAGGACGAGAACATTTCATATTAGAAGGAGTAATGGAAAGTTCAAGAGCATCTATATTAGGTTCATTTGTAAAGCAGTTTTATATGGAGCAAGAATATATACCTAAAGAACTAATAATAGAAGATGAAATAGAAGATAGCTTTGTTTTAGAGGAATGGCTATCAGCTAAAAAAGGTCAAAAGGTAACTATTAGAGTACCGCAAAAGGGAGAGAAAAAAAGCCTAGTTGAAATGGTAAGAAAAAATGCAATAGAATACCTAGAAAAATTTTCAGATTTGAATAAAAGAAAGTATGAAAAAAGTATTGGAGCATTAGATGAATTAAAAGAAATTTTAAACTTAGAAGGGGCACCAAAAAGAATAGAATCATTTGATATATCAAATATACAGGGAGTGGATTCTATTGGATCGATGGTTGTATTTACGGATGGAAAAAAAGATAAAAAAGAATATAGAAGATATAAAATTAAAACTGTTATAGGGCCCAATGATTATGATTCTATGGCGGAAATCGTAGAGAGAAGATTAAAATACGGCAATTTTCCAGATTTAATTCTTTTAGATGGTGGAAAAGGACAAGTTAGTGCTGTAAAAAAAGTATTACAAGCAAATGGTGTAGAAATTCCTCTGTGGGGAATGTATAAGGACGATAAACATAGAACAAAAGGACTTATTTCCCAGGAAAAGGAGATAGAGTTAGATAAAACATCTAATTTGTATAGATTTGTCGCAAGCATTCAAGGAGAAGTTCATAATTATGCAATAACATACCACAGAAGTTTAAGAAATAAATCTTTGACAAAATCAGTATTAGATGATATACAAGGAATAGGAGAAAAAAGAAAAAAAGCGCTATTACATCACTTTAAAGATATTGAAGCTATAAAAAAAGCTACTTTTGAAGAACTACTAGAAGTAGAGGGGATGAATAAAGCTTCTTGTGAAAGTGTGTATGATTTTTTCAGAAAGGGATAA
- the fdhF gene encoding formate dehydrogenase subunit alpha: MENKVLTVCPYCGAGCQLYLVVENNKIVRAEPANGRTNEGNLCLKGHYGWDFLNDPKILTSRLKKPMIRKKGQLEEVEWDEAISYTASRLSEIKEKYGPDAIMGTGSARGPGNEANYIMQKFMRAAIGTNNVDHCARVUHAPSVAGLAYSLGNGAMSNSIPEIENSDLLFVFGYNGADSHPIVARRIVRAKEKGAKIIVTDPRITESARISDLHLPIKGGTNMILVNAFGHVLIEEELYDKRFVEQNTVGFEEYKEIVKKYTPEYAEKITKVPANLIRKAMREYAKAKNAMILYGMGVTQFGQAVDVVKGLASLALLTGNFGRESVGIGPVRGQNNVQGACDMGVLPNVYPGYQNVVDDKVREKFENAWGVKLSPNNGYSLTQVPHLVLKEHKLKAYYIFGEDPVQSDPDAAEVRETLDELEFVIVQDIFMNKTALHADVVLPATSWGEHDGVYTCADRGFQLMRKAVEPKGDVKTDWQIICDISTAMGYSMKYKNTKEIWDEMRNLCPSFKGATYEKMEAQGSVQWPCRDEGEHDKGTKYLYEGEVFSTPSGKANLFATEWRPPMEVEDDEYPFSLCTVREVGHYSVRTMTGNCRALAKLEDEPGYLQINEEDATNLGIEDGELIRVSSRRGSVVTRALVTDRVNKGATYMTYQWWIGACNELTIANLDPISKTPEYKYCAIKVEKIEDQDKAEQFIKDEYIKIRKQMLIENA, from the coding sequence ATGGAGAATAAAGTGTTAACAGTTTGTCCTTACTGTGGTGCTGGTTGTCAACTATATTTAGTAGTAGAAAATAATAAAATAGTAAGAGCAGAACCCGCAAATGGAAGAACTAATGAAGGTAATTTGTGTCTAAAGGGACACTATGGATGGGACTTTTTAAATGATCCTAAAATTTTAACTTCTAGATTAAAAAAGCCTATGATAAGAAAAAAAGGACAATTAGAAGAAGTAGAGTGGGATGAAGCAATAAGCTATACAGCATCTAGATTGAGTGAAATAAAAGAAAAATATGGACCAGATGCCATAATGGGAACAGGTTCAGCAAGAGGTCCAGGAAATGAAGCAAACTATATAATGCAAAAATTTATGAGAGCTGCAATTGGTACAAATAACGTTGACCATTGCGCACGTGTTTGACATGCACCATCAGTAGCCGGTCTGGCTTACTCGTTAGGTAATGGAGCAATGTCAAACTCTATACCAGAAATAGAAAATAGTGATTTGCTTTTTGTATTTGGATATAATGGAGCAGACTCACATCCAATAGTTGCAAGAAGAATAGTAAGAGCAAAAGAAAAAGGAGCAAAAATTATAGTAACAGATCCTAGAATTACAGAGTCAGCAAGAATATCAGATTTACATTTACCTATAAAAGGTGGAACTAATATGATTTTAGTTAATGCATTTGGACATGTATTAATAGAAGAAGAGTTGTATGATAAAAGATTTGTTGAACAAAATACAGTAGGATTTGAAGAATATAAAGAAATTGTAAAAAAATATACACCTGAATATGCTGAAAAAATAACAAAAGTTCCAGCAAATTTAATTAGAAAAGCTATGAGAGAATATGCAAAGGCTAAAAATGCTATGATTCTTTATGGAATGGGTGTAACTCAATTTGGCCAAGCTGTAGATGTTGTTAAGGGATTAGCATCACTTGCACTTCTTACGGGTAATTTTGGTAGAGAAAGTGTTGGTATAGGTCCAGTTCGTGGACAAAACAATGTACAGGGAGCTTGTGATATGGGAGTTCTTCCTAATGTATATCCAGGTTATCAAAATGTAGTAGACGATAAGGTAAGAGAAAAATTCGAAAATGCTTGGGGAGTGAAATTATCTCCGAATAATGGTTATAGTTTAACTCAGGTTCCACATCTAGTACTTAAGGAACATAAACTTAAAGCATACTATATTTTTGGAGAAGATCCAGTCCAAAGTGACCCAGATGCAGCAGAGGTAAGGGAAACTCTAGATGAGTTAGAATTTGTAATTGTACAAGATATATTTATGAATAAAACAGCACTTCATGCAGATGTAGTTTTACCAGCTACTTCATGGGGAGAACATGATGGGGTTTATACTTGTGCAGATAGAGGATTCCAGTTAATGAGAAAAGCTGTAGAACCAAAAGGTGATGTTAAAACAGATTGGCAGATAATCTGTGACATATCAACAGCAATGGGATATTCGATGAAGTATAAAAATACTAAAGAAATTTGGGATGAAATGAGAAATTTATGCCCAAGTTTTAAAGGAGCTACATATGAAAAAATGGAAGCTCAAGGAAGTGTTCAATGGCCTTGTAGGGATGAAGGTGAACATGATAAAGGAACCAAGTATTTATATGAAGGTGAAGTGTTCTCAACTCCAAGTGGAAAAGCGAATTTATTTGCAACAGAATGGAGACCACCTATGGAAGTTGAGGATGATGAATATCCGTTTAGTTTATGTACGGTAAGAGAAGTAGGGCATTATTCTGTAAGAACTATGACAGGTAACTGTAGAGCTCTTGCTAAGCTAGAGGATGAACCAGGGTATCTTCAAATAAATGAAGAAGATGCAACTAATTTAGGTATTGAAGATGGAGAACTTATAAGGGTAAGTTCAAGAAGAGGAAGTGTAGTAACTAGAGCATTAGTGACAGATAGAGTTAATAAAGGTGCTACATATATGACATATCAGTGGTGGATAGGTGCATGTAATGAACTAACAATAGCTAATTTAGATCCAATATCTAAAACACCGGAATATAAGTATTGTGCAATAAAAGTTGAAAAGATAGAAGATCAAGATAAAGCAGAACAATTTATTAAAGATGAGTATATAAAAATAAGAAAACAAATGCTTATTGAAAATGCTTAA
- the hprK gene encoding HPr(Ser) kinase/phosphatase: protein MNSIDKVSIRDMIKDLDLYPLYMPEGKDFYVYSQDINRPGLQYAGYFEHFPYDRIQIVGKAEYNYFSYIDEETRSDVLDKFFAHEIPAMIVTRDLEVRPDVIKYAKKYERPILTTKRNTTRFINRLSNYLDDRLAPHTTLHGVLVDVYGIGVLIKGESSIGKSETALELVQRGHRLVADDAVEIRKLDESMLLGQSPELLRHFLEIRGIGIIDVRSLYGVGAVKNTKTIDLVVHLESWDEDKYYDRLGLDKEYEEILDINIEKLVVPVKPGRNTAMVIEVAAMNFRQKGMGYDAAQEFTKKLSNLIDTKNK, encoded by the coding sequence ATGAATTCAATTGATAAAGTTTCAATCAGAGATATGATAAAAGATTTAGATCTATACCCATTATATATGCCTGAAGGTAAAGATTTTTATGTATATTCTCAAGATATAAACAGACCAGGTCTTCAATATGCTGGTTATTTTGAACATTTTCCTTATGATAGAATACAGATAGTAGGAAAAGCAGAATATAATTATTTTAGTTATATAGATGAAGAAACTAGAAGTGACGTTTTAGATAAATTCTTTGCTCATGAAATTCCAGCAATGATAGTAACTAGGGACTTAGAAGTAAGACCCGATGTTATTAAGTATGCTAAAAAGTATGAAAGACCTATTTTGACTACAAAAAGAAATACGACTAGATTTATAAACAGATTATCTAATTATTTAGATGATAGATTGGCTCCTCACACAACGCTACATGGGGTTTTAGTGGATGTATATGGTATAGGTGTTCTTATAAAAGGAGAAAGTAGTATAGGAAAATCTGAGACAGCTTTAGAATTAGTTCAAAGAGGACATAGATTAGTAGCTGATGATGCTGTTGAAATAAGAAAATTAGATGAAAGTATGCTTTTAGGACAGTCTCCAGAATTACTTAGACATTTCTTAGAAATAAGAGGTATAGGTATAATAGATGTTAGAAGTTTATATGGAGTAGGGGCAGTTAAAAATACAAAAACAATAGACTTAGTAGTACATTTAGAATCTTGGGATGAAGATAAATATTACGATAGATTAGGTTTAGATAAAGAGTATGAAGAAATATTAGATATCAATATCGAAAAACTAGTAGTACCAGTTAAGCCTGGAAGAAACACAGCTATGGTAATAGAAGTTGCAGCTATGAACTTCAGACAAAAAGGAATGGGTTATGATGCAGCTCAAGAATTTACAAAAAAGTTATCTAATTTAATAGATACAAAAAATAAATAA
- a CDS encoding NADH-dependent [FeFe] hydrogenase, group A6, with protein sequence MSLVNLTINSKPVSVPKGTTILEAAKQVNVKIPNLCHLNMNEINMVNQCASCRVCMVSAGRGLVPACGTLVKEGMNVQTNTKEALRARKNVVQLLLSDHPQDCLSCDKNGNCELQAIAADLGIREIKFKGEKSCAPKDTSSKSIVKDHDKCILCRRCETMCNEVQTVGVLSGINRGFNTEVGTFFNASLCDTECTYCGQCVAVCPTGALTEVNNIPVVWNALDQNEKTVVVQVAPAVRVAIGEEFGLEPGAISTGKMVAALRALGFKYVFDTNFAADLTILEEASEFLHRLKDGENLPILTSCCPAWINFVEGNYPQLLNLPSSCKSPQEMFGAVAKNYFGSKVINVESKDMYVVSVMPCVAKKYECSRTELGQENVLDVDISITTRELAKMIKEAGIDLLNLEDESFDSPLGESTGAADIFGATGGVLEAALRTAYEWVTDKELYDVNFTQVRGLEGIKEASIDIDGTIVNICIASSLGNARKVMDEVANGNSKYHIIEIMACPGGCVAGGGQPYHHGDYDIVKKRAAGLYDIDGSKELRKSHKNPAIVALYNEFLGEPYSEAAHKYLHTHYFDKSIVYEDACNECTCSKEADATI encoded by the coding sequence ATGAGTTTAGTTAACTTAACTATAAATAGTAAACCTGTATCAGTACCAAAAGGTACTACTATACTAGAAGCCGCTAAACAAGTAAATGTTAAAATACCTAATCTTTGTCATTTAAATATGAATGAAATAAACATGGTTAACCAATGTGCATCTTGTCGTGTATGTATGGTTAGTGCCGGTAGAGGATTAGTGCCTGCTTGTGGAACTCTTGTTAAAGAAGGTATGAACGTTCAAACAAATACTAAAGAAGCTTTAAGGGCTCGTAAAAATGTTGTTCAATTATTATTATCAGATCATCCTCAAGATTGTTTATCTTGCGATAAAAATGGAAATTGTGAATTACAAGCTATAGCTGCCGATTTAGGTATTAGGGAAATAAAATTCAAAGGAGAAAAATCATGCGCTCCTAAAGATACATCATCTAAGTCTATAGTTAAAGATCACGATAAATGTATATTATGTAGAAGATGTGAAACTATGTGTAATGAAGTTCAAACTGTTGGAGTTTTATCTGGTATAAACCGTGGATTTAATACTGAAGTTGGTACATTCTTTAATGCTAGTTTGTGTGATACAGAATGTACTTACTGTGGCCAATGTGTAGCAGTTTGTCCTACAGGTGCTTTAACTGAAGTAAATAATATTCCTGTAGTTTGGAATGCTTTAGACCAAAATGAAAAAACAGTTGTAGTTCAAGTCGCTCCAGCTGTAAGAGTTGCTATTGGTGAAGAATTTGGTTTAGAACCAGGAGCTATATCTACAGGTAAAATGGTAGCTGCATTAAGAGCTTTAGGATTTAAATATGTATTTGATACAAACTTTGCAGCTGACTTGACTATATTAGAAGAAGCTTCTGAATTTTTACACAGACTTAAAGATGGAGAAAACCTTCCAATACTAACTAGCTGCTGTCCAGCTTGGATAAATTTTGTAGAAGGTAACTATCCTCAGTTATTAAATTTACCATCTAGCTGTAAATCTCCACAGGAAATGTTTGGTGCCGTGGCTAAGAACTATTTTGGATCTAAAGTTATAAATGTTGAATCTAAAGATATGTATGTTGTATCAGTAATGCCTTGTGTTGCTAAAAAATATGAATGCTCTAGAACTGAATTAGGTCAAGAAAATGTACTTGATGTAGATATATCTATAACTACTAGAGAACTTGCTAAAATGATAAAAGAAGCAGGTATAGATTTATTAAATCTTGAAGATGAATCTTTTGATAGTCCTTTAGGAGAATCAACAGGTGCTGCTGATATATTTGGTGCAACAGGCGGAGTTTTAGAAGCTGCTCTTCGTACTGCATATGAATGGGTAACTGATAAAGAATTATATGATGTTAACTTTACTCAAGTAAGAGGCCTAGAGGGCATAAAAGAAGCTAGCATAGATATAGATGGAACTATAGTTAATATATGCATAGCTAGTAGCTTAGGTAACGCTAGAAAAGTTATGGATGAAGTTGCTAATGGAAACTCTAAGTATCATATAATTGAAATAATGGCCTGTCCTGGTGGATGTGTTGCTGGTGGTGGTCAACCATATCATCACGGTGATTATGATATAGTTAAGAAAAGAGCTGCAGGACTATACGATATAGATGGAAGTAAAGAACTTCGTAAATCTCATAAAAATCCTGCAATAGTTGCTTTATATAATGAATTCTTAGGTGAACCTTATAGTGAAGCTGCTCATAAATATCTACACACTCATTACTTTGACAAGAGTATTGTTTATGAAGATGCATGTAATGAATGTACATGTTCAAAAGAAGCAGATGCTACTATATAA
- a CDS encoding NAD(P)H-dependent oxidoreductase subunit E has translation MCDFISCNKKLFEQLDSFIDALPSKKGTLIQVLHHAQGIFGYLPKEVQLYIAKALDISPSKVYGVVSFYSYFTTEPRGDYKISVCLGTVCFVKGADKILAEFEKQLGIKAGETTSDLKFSLEGLRCVGACGLAPVVVVNGKVYGQVKPEQVTEILDHYKDLELNC, from the coding sequence ATGTGTGATTTCATTTCATGCAATAAGAAATTATTTGAGCAATTAGATAGCTTCATTGATGCTCTTCCATCTAAAAAAGGTACTTTGATTCAAGTACTACATCATGCACAAGGTATCTTTGGATATCTACCTAAAGAAGTACAACTTTATATAGCTAAGGCTTTAGACATATCTCCTTCTAAAGTTTATGGTGTTGTAAGTTTTTATTCTTATTTTACAACGGAGCCAAGAGGAGATTATAAAATTAGTGTTTGCTTAGGTACTGTATGTTTCGTTAAAGGGGCAGATAAAATACTAGCTGAATTTGAAAAACAACTTGGTATTAAAGCAGGAGAAACTACTAGTGATCTTAAATTCTCTCTTGAGGGATTAAGATGTGTTGGTGCATGCGGACTTGCTCCAGTAGTTGTAGTAAATGGAAAGGTTTATGGACAGGTTAAGCCAGAGCAAGTTACAGAAATACTAGACCACTATAAAGATTTAGAATTAAATTGCTAA
- the mobA gene encoding molybdenum cofactor guanylyltransferase, protein MDIFNTAIILAGGRSLRMKFDKQFLVIDNERLMYKVIKNLEKHFKEIIIVTNKPDMYENGKYTIICDDIKNVGPLGGILAGLSTSKSQYSYIVACDMPNIDDYYINYLKNKIVEDLNTEREYSVYISNIKGKTQFFHGFYKNSLKDNLYTYIYNEKSKSIKSFLNLQDIKANVIYDEEFKQNGFNEDIYINLNTQEDLKKYIEKNHTLY, encoded by the coding sequence ATGGATATTTTTAATACAGCTATAATTCTAGCTGGAGGAAGAAGTTTAAGGATGAAATTTGATAAACAATTTCTAGTTATAGATAACGAACGCTTAATGTATAAAGTTATAAAAAATCTAGAAAAACACTTTAAAGAGATAATAATAGTAACAAATAAACCCGATATGTACGAAAATGGTAAATATACAATTATTTGTGATGATATAAAAAATGTAGGACCTTTAGGGGGGATATTGGCGGGATTAAGCACAAGTAAAAGTCAGTACTCTTATATAGTAGCTTGTGACATGCCAAATATAGATGATTATTATATAAATTATCTGAAAAATAAAATAGTAGAAGACTTAAATACAGAAAGAGAATATAGTGTATATATATCAAATATAAAAGGTAAGACTCAATTCTTTCATGGATTTTATAAGAATTCATTAAAAGATAACTTATATACATATATTTATAATGAAAAATCTAAATCAATTAAAAGCTTCTTAAATTTACAAGACATAAAAGCTAATGTTATATACGATGAAGAATTTAAGCAAAATGGATTTAATGAAGATATCTATATAAACTTAAATACTCAAGAAGACCTAAAAAAATATATAGAGAAAAATCATACATTATATTAA